One genomic segment of Belonocnema kinseyi isolate 2016_QV_RU_SX_M_011 chromosome 2, B_treatae_v1, whole genome shotgun sequence includes these proteins:
- the LOC117167939 gene encoding uncharacterized protein LOC117167939: MITKICTNINLCWPPESDLTPFKLIVLDCLTFICLISTLLLLFPLWYSVYKDWDDPLIMSKSLSVSCGVALASAKIVICRIHRHRLQLLLREMMNFLRKPNEQERNLMQHYVDKHATLHILMSFCCHMAAILVIIGPFILSIPLPTDAKYFFSLDSKVARLIVFVHQSLVGFQVSSGMALDCLPASLLWFSVVRFKLLANDFRNIRSKIDFERCIHNHQHLLSYGHEVSLAFRFLIFTTVGTLTIAVVFAGIHVFSSEPMVSKAQYIAIAWSGGALLFLTAWPAEVLIESCNEIGDSILYSSWIGSSPKLLKFGVNIIQISQKPIIIHVPGFLPILSLRYYSEFLSKVFSYFATVRMLVK, from the exons ATGATTACCAAAATTTGTACAAATATAAATCTCTGTTGGCCACCGGAATCTGATCTTACACCTTTCAAATTAATCGTTTTAGACTGTCtcacttttatttgtttaatatcaaCCCTTTTATTGCTTTTTCCTTTGTGGTACTCTGTCTACAAAGATTGGGATGATCCACTTATTATGTCGAAGTCACTTAGTGTTTCCTGTGGAGTGGCTCTCGCTTCAGCGAAAATTGTAATATGCAGGATTCATCGTCATCGACTACag CTTTTGCTCCGTGAAATGATGAACTTTTTGCGAAAACCCAATGAACAAGAAAGAAATTTGATGCAGCACTATGTAGACAAACATGCAACGCTACATATATTGATGTCATTTTGCTGTCACATGGCTGCAATATTAGTCATTATTGGTCCATTCATATTATCGATACCTCTGCCAACagatgcaaaatattttttttcactagATTCAAAAGTAGCCAGATTAATAGTTTTTGTGCACCAAAGTTTGGTGGGTTTTCAAGTTTCATCTGGAATGGCCCTTGATTGTTTACCCGCCAGTCTTCTTTGGTTCAGCGTTGTGAGATTCAAACTTTTGGCCAATGATTTTCGAAATATTCGCAGCAAAATTGATTTCGAAAGGTGCATTCACAACCATCAACATTTATTGAG ctATGGACATGAAGTGAGTCTAGCATTTCGTTTCCTGATCTTCACAACTGTAGGTACACTGACTATTGCAGTCGTGTTTGCCGGGATTCATgtattttct tcagaGCCAATGGTTAGCAAAGCACAATACATCGCTATCGCATGGAGTGGCGGTGCACTGCTATTCTTAACAGCTTGGCCAGCTGAAGTTCTTATTGAATCg TGTAATGAAATTGGAGACTCAATACTTTACTCCTCATGGATTGGCTCATcaccgaaattattaaaatttggtgtcaatattattcaaatatcTCAAAAGCCAATTATTATTCACGTTCCTGGATTTCTTCCCATCTTATCTTTACGGTACTATAGTGAA TTTTTATCTAAAGTGTTTTCGTACTTCGCAACTGTAAGAATGTTAGTGaaataa
- the LOC117182733 gene encoding trypsin-4-like, whose product MRSEGVKYEREKSSSNIHIRKKRVIDYTKEGAKIFKITQFPYIVQVLQKGIKICSGTILSPDYILTAKVCADEAKEEYSVESGGLYMSKIINHPVVGVYIEGHLALLVIRPLIDFELPSLNRNILLFEGVLPPSTLATIVGWGPIRKSEAHTSARDVKAYSFRRAINVPIIDIHHCNEEYSKKYPHNFVLTFDNICTLDTSGKRGCTHEDAGSALIVDDKLLGVLIFSGRIVSPYIPDVFIRVNDNEYNRWILSHVSPYSDFQRTK is encoded by the exons ATGAGAAGTGAGGGAGTAAAATATGAAAGGGAAA AGAGCTCTTCGAATATTCACATCCGCAAGAAACGTGTAATTGATTACACGAAGGAAGgagcaaaaatatttaagattacaCAGTTTCCTTACATTGTACAAGTTCTgcaaaaaggaataaaaatatgTTCAGGTACAATATTATCACCTGACTACATCTTAACTGCTAAAGTGTGTGCTGATGAAGCGAAAGAGGAATACTCAGTTGAATCTGGTGGATTGTATATGAGTAAAATTATCAATCACCCTGTAGTAGGCGTATACATCGAAGGACACCTTGCCTTGCTTGTGATTAGGCCGTTGATCGATTTTGAACTTCCATCATTGAATCGAAACATATTACTTTTTGAGGGAGTTCTGCCACCATCGACACTTGCTACTATTGTTGGTTGGGGGCCCATAAGAAAATCTGAAGCCCATACTAGTGCGAGAGATGTGAAAGCTTACAGTTTTCGACGAGCAATAAATGTACCGATAATCGACATACATCACTGTAACGAGGAGTACTCCAAAAAGTATCCACATAATTTTGTGCTTACATTTGACAATATTTGCACTCTGGATACATCTGGAAAAAGAGGATGTACTCATGAGGATGCCGGCTCTGCTTTAATTGTGGATGATAAACTGCTTGGTGTTCTCATATTTTCTGGGCGCATTGTAAGCCCATACATTCCTGATGTATTTATACGCGTAAATGATAACGAATATAATAGGTGGATCTTGTCACATGTTAGTCCATATTCCGATTTTCAAAGAACCAAGTGA